From the Zonotrichia albicollis isolate bZonAlb1 chromosome Z, bZonAlb1.hap1, whole genome shotgun sequence genome, one window contains:
- the LOC141727110 gene encoding lipoxygenase homology domain-containing protein 1-like has protein sequence MKVTLLKTLTKEKYSFNCGRWLDINEEDNEIVRELPAEGSLVTEVMPVIKYRVTVCTGTVSGSGTDANVFVCLIGDQGDTGERVLYNCINTVNKFEKGNADEFFIEAVTLKQVRRVRIGHDGKGGSSGWYLAKVIVREEGQPESEAVEFPCYRWLDKNEDDGQIVRELVPAGESPLLKSEFSLEKRSGFELYMDVLICFILFNNSCQFPVSLLGLFCHSYARSCSRSC, from the exons ATGAAGGTAACTCTGCTGAAAACgctgacaaaagaaaaatactcaTTCAACTGCGGCCGCTGGCTAGATATAAATGAAGAGGACAATGAGATCGTGCGGGAGCTCCCCGCCGAGGGATCTCTGGTGACTGAAGTCATGCCAG TGATCAAGTACCGTGTGACAGTGTGCACAGGCACGGTGAGTGGCAGTGGCACAGATGCCAATGTCTTCGTGTGCCTCATTGGTGACcagggggacacaggtgagCGCGTCCTCTACAACTGCATCAACACCGTCAATAAGTTTGAAAAAGGCAAC GCTGATGAATTCTTCATTGAAGCAGTAACGCTGAAGCAGGTGAGGAGGGTGAGGATAGGGCATGATGGCAaaggaggaagcagtggctgGTACCTTGCCAAAGTGATAGTGAGGGAAGAAGGACAGCCAGAAAGTGAGGCTGTGGAATTCCCCTGCTACAG ATGGCTTGACAAAAATGAGGACGATGGTCAGATTGTCCGAGAATTAGTGCCTGCTGGGGAGTCACCACTGCTGAAAAGTGAGTTTAGCTTGGAAAAAAGGTCTGGGTTTGAGTTGTACATGGATGTGTTGATttgctttattctttttaataatTCTTGTCAGTTCCCAGTAAGTCTACTGGGCCTCTTTTGCCATTCTTATGCAAGAAGTTGCAGTAGGTCATGCTGA